One Triticum dicoccoides isolate Atlit2015 ecotype Zavitan chromosome 3B, WEW_v2.0, whole genome shotgun sequence genomic window, GTTGGGTTTTGGCCCATCGATTGCCTTCTGGCAGTGCAGCATAACACCCTCAAATGACTTGTGCGGCTCCTGGAGCGCCTTCTTGGCGCTCTCAAGGGTCCTGTAAACAAACAGAGCAAAACCCTTGGGCTTTCCGGTTGCCTTGTCGAGCCCAAGAGgaccctcctcaatttcaccatactTTGAAAAGAACTGCAGCAGTTTCTGTGGGTCGATATCTGCGCCAACATTGCTAACAAAAATCTTCCGCTGTGTGTACTCAGAAACTGGCGGTAGTATCAAGGCTGCTGGAGCCGGAGCTGGAGCTGTAGCCAACATAGGATTGTTGGCCGCACCGCCAGGTGGGACAGGGCCCAAAGAAGCAAGCTGGCAGGAGGTAGTGCGGTTGCCGATCTTCTTCTGGGGCTCCAGCAGGGCCGCGCGGGCGCCAGAAAGGCGGCTGAAGAGGATGAACCCGTAGCCCTTGCACTTGCCCGTGTTACGGTCTGAGACGAGCTTGAGATCCTCGATCTCACCATAAGGGCGGAAAGCCTCGGTGAGGATGTCCACGGTGGTGTCCCATCCGAGGCCGTGGACGAAGATCTTCCGCTGGGCTGGATCCGCGTCGGCCGCTCGGCGGACGGACTCGAGCACGTCGCCGTGGCGGACGGCGGCGTCGCGGAGCAGCTCGACGAGCTGCTCCTTGGGGAACACCTCCAGTAGCGCCTGGATCGAGGCGGGGTCGCTGTCGCCCTCCTCGGCCTGCTGCTGTTCTTcctcctcgacctcctcttcctcctcctcttccacctcctCCCACTCGTCCTCCTCGCCGCCCACCTCCTGCTTCACCGCCGCGCCCCCAGCGATGGACCCGCTCTCCTGGGCCACGGTTTGGGAGGAAGTGGGGTAGTactcggctagggtttcgggctggGGGGGAGCAGCTGCCGGCTCGGCGATCTTTGCGGCAGCTGGAGCCTTAGCGGCGGGGGAGTTTGCTGCCAAGGTGGATTTCGGCTCGAGCTTCCGCTTCTTGCccatggcgacggcgaggtggGGAGATTGGAGGCGAAGGCGAGCTAGGGTTCGACGGTTTGGGAAGGGATGGGGTCGGATATGGGATGGTTGGGTGACAAGGCGACGATTCGTACCGCCACGCGGTCGGGTGGCTAGTTCACGGCACCGTTATATCGGTGTTttccttttattattattttttgagaATCTTATATGGGTGTTTTCCTTTCCTTTATTATGGGCGACGATGGATAGGCTAAGCAATCCCTGTTGTCTCCTTGGCCTACAATTGTTAGAAGAACGCCCAGGGCagagctggccaaacgggccggcccgccATAAACAGGCCTGGCACGACTAatagccgggccgggccgggccggcccaCGTGCTGCAGGCAACAGCCCAAGCACGGCATGGG contains:
- the LOC119275796 gene encoding UBP1-associated protein 2A-like, with product MGKKRKLEPKSTLAANSPAAKAPAAAKIAEPAAAPPQPETLAEYYPTSSQTVAQESGSIAGGAAVKQEVGGEEDEWEEVEEEEEEEVEEEEQQQAEEGDSDPASIQALLEVFPKEQLVELLRDAAVRHGDVLESVRRAADADPAQRKIFVHGLGWDTTVDILTEAFRPYGEIEDLKLVSDRNTGKCKGYGFILFSRLSGARAALLEPQKKIGNRTTSCQLASLGPVPPGGAANNPMLATAPAPAPAALILPPVSEYTQRKIFVSNVGADIDPQKLLQFFSKYGEIEEGPLGLDKATGKPKGFALFVYRTLESAKKALQEPHKSFEGVMLHCQKAIDGPKPNKGGGYGATTTSGRKGAAGYGAGSHSLPGTVGAGYGMASPASLASMPGPVPGGPGMNPALGQALTAFLATQGGGLGLNNILGVGPNSSGVPNSGSSGALGGGGVPGMPGSYMGGYGGGGGYGGPPGGPGRNYMGH